One Elephas maximus indicus isolate mEleMax1 chromosome X, mEleMax1 primary haplotype, whole genome shotgun sequence DNA segment encodes these proteins:
- the CPXCR1 gene encoding CPX chromosomal region candidate gene 1 protein, protein MTSPTEEGGDPADECNNSEVALNDCNAEIEPSFADPNRAHQVETDQIDRQPSTPVSQEADGPQAVENIELEVQKTEKEPQEENSKKKPLLIQIPIPRKWVEPTDKNNPDSSNFYSDKVEGETNSLCHATINYKIPFQLSISWKIPFISNHDIRRMILHLLCERYISQAGNRPNAMWMKQKYVAFLPRPNGLTNGERAIIFGRPLRLYYHRPITDRITPGKFCKSGNTKGKDGFHIFIRPVFCVPRAQLQNTFNRKAFEDHMRSHPNMPIVIIGTNNSWKYLCPLCGNSFSTLVEFRQHPCRFPRN, encoded by the exons ATGACTTCTCCTACAGAAGAAGGAGGTGATCCAGCTGACGAGTGCAATAATTCTGAAGTGGCTCTAAATGACTGTAACGCAGAAatagaaccttcatttgctgatcccAACAGGGCCCACCAAGTGGAAACCGATCAAATTGACAGACAGCCAAGTACACCAGTCTCACAGGAGGCTGATGGTCCACAAGCAGTAGAAAATATTGAGCTTGAAGTACAAAAGACTGAGAAAGAGCCTCaagaagaaaattcaaagaaaaagccCCTTCTAATTCAGATCCCCATTCCTAGAAAATGG GTAGAACCAACTGATAAAAACAATCCTGATAGCTCAAATTTCTACTCAGACAAAGTGGAGGGGGAAACAAATAGTTTATGTCATGCCACCATAAATTACAAAATTCCTTTCCAACTTTCAATTTCATGGAAAATTCCATTCATTAGCAATCATGATATAAGAAGAATGATTCTCCATCTGCTGTGCGAGAGATACATCAGTCAGGCTGGAAATCGTCCAAATGCCATGTGGATGAAACAAAAATACGTAGCATTTCTTCCTCGCCCAAATGGCCTCACCAATGGTGAGAGAGCCATAATATTTGGAAGGCCTTTGAGGCTGTATTACCATCGCCCCATTACTGACAGAATTACTCCAGGAAAATTTTGCAAATCTGGTAATACTAAAGGGAAAGACGGATTCCACATTTTTATAAGACCAGTGTTTTGCGTCCCAAGAGCCCAATTACAAAACACATTTAATAGGAAAGCTTTTGAGGATCATATGAGATCTCATCCTAATATGCCAATTGTGATCATAGGCACCAATAATAGTTGGAAATACCTGTGCCCTCTCTGTGGGAATAGTTTCAGCACTTTGGTTGAATTTAGACAGCATCCCTGCAGGTTTCCGAGAAATTAA